The Oligoflexus sp. nucleotide sequence AGGCAAAATTCATCGCTTCGAGCGCCCTATGCAACTGTCGGGGCAGGTTCATCTCTTGAAATGTATGCACTTTGGATCTTCTATTTGGTGAAACCATGCCGTCCGGAAGGACGACTCCACTCTGACGATACTCGGCAGTAATAAGATCTTATCCTAGACTGCAGTTATTATCCATGCCTTGTTTGCGCTGTGGCATCGTGTCAGATTTTGAATGTCCTGGGAGGATCAGTATGGAGGGTGCTTTGGCCCCGTGCTGGGATCCAGCACGGGTCTCAACTCTACGGAAATCCGTAGAGGTGTAATGGACTGATTTGGTCCGGATTAATAACGGTTGCGACCGCCGCCGCCGAAGCCGCCGCGTCCGCCGCGATCACCACGACCGCCGCCGAATCCACCGCCGCGACCTTCACGAGGAGCCTGTGGGCGTGCTTCGTTCACAGTGATTTTACGACCATCGTAATCGGCACCGTTGAACTTTTCGATCGCATCAGCAGCTTCAGCGTCTGTCGACATTTCGACAAAGCCAAAACCTTTGGAGCGACCAGTTTCACGGTCCATGATCACTTTGGCAGAGACCACAGTGCCACTTTGCGAGAACGTGTCAAAAAGCACGTCATCAGTGGCGGAGAACGGAAGATTACCGACGTAAAGTTTCTTGCCCATATCACCTCCTTAAGGCTGGGAACCGCAAAAGAGGTAGGGGCCCAACTGCCCGTAGACTCTGACGCGCGACAGATCATATACCTGCCTGCGAAGAGGCGATCAAGAAAAAACTTCCAGTTGAGACTCAACTTACGAACCGTACCTCTAGCTTCGCAAGAGATTAACTGCTTCTTCTTTTCGGTGCAAGAAAGAACAAACAGGTTTCGCAAGAACATGATGAGAGCCCTGATGAGCAAGGGTTCCGCAATCTGATTCCAAATTAAATTCATACCTCAGGGTCGATTTTTCACGCTTTGGTGAACGTGTGCGCAGGCTTTCAACTTGGTCCGTCAGACGGGGTTCGACCAGCCGTACACAATATGGAGAGGGTCTTTCAGGCTTTTGTAAAAGTTACGCAAGCGAAAGAGTTGGGTCAAAATGGATTGCTCGGATCACATTTGCACATTTTCAACTGAAGCCAATCCTGACGCCGGTTCAAATGGCCGTAAAAATCCCCTATTCTTCGCGGGTTTAGCCGCGATCCCATCTCTGATTAATTTGTAATATCCGTTCCTTATGAAAATTCCTCGAATTTCCTGAAATCCCGACCGAAAAGGCTCCAAGTAGGCAAACTTATCGAGAGTGCTCGCTGTGGGTAGCAATAAATCAAAAAGAAGCCGCTCGTCGTCAGGCAAAGGATCCTCCTCAGGATCCTTTAAACCCGGTGACCTGTTTGGCGGTAGCGGTGGCGGCCTGGTTCCGGTGTTCGCCATCGTCTGCGGCGTCCTGATCGGCATGGGTGGCGCCTATGTCGTGAAGCGTGTGATCTTCGGCGGCAATAAAAAGCGGCCTGATGTCGCTATGATCGAGGAAAGTGATCGCGTCCCCGGACGGAGTAAGCTCAAGCGTGAGGCACGCATTCGTCCCGTGGAGACTGCAGAAGTGAATGAACCCATTCAGTATGTGGAGCAGCCCCCTATGATGGCGGAAACGGCTCCACCACCGCCAGCAGCGGCGCCGGCTCCGGAACCTCGCAGTCTTCCCAAAGCGGATCCACTGCCCCCTGAGCCCGCTCCCAAACATAGCAAGAAAGCGCCTCAGGTCGCGGCCCCCAGCAAGGCCCCCATTCGCGTGACGCCGCCGCCTAAACCGGCTCCGACCCTCGCGATGCTGGAGCCAGCGCCACCTCCCGAGCCGGTCGTGGAAGAGCCGAGGCAAGTCGCTCCCAAGTTTTTAACGATACGAAATTTGACTTACAGTCGCCCCCTGTTCAATCGCTGCCCAGAAGACTGCCTCTTGCTCTTCCGTGCGGCTGATGGCGGCGCCGTCAAAGCCAAGTTGAAGAAGTCATCGTTCACCCGCGTGCTGTCGAGCAACCTCGCCTATGCGGATATTGATGGATATGAAAGCGTGGTGGATGGTGAACGGGTCATCGTCGTGAAATCCATCCGTGGTATGCCGGTCGCGCCTCCGCCTGCGCCGGTCAAAGCCGTTCCTGAGAAAGTGGCGGAAGCTCCCAAGGTCGACAAGAAGAAAGCCGCGACCGAACCATCGAATCGGAAAAAACCTGCCGGCGACGACGCTGGCGAGGACAGTACCAGCGAAGCACAATCGCTGCGTAATCGCCTGGAGAGTAGCTCCAAAGCGAAGAAGAAAGAGGATACTGAAGAGGAACAATCGGGTGACGGTGAAGAGGAAGAAGGTGGTACCAGCTTCCAAAACCGTCTCAAGAGATCACTCGACTGAGGGAGGCTTCTCGTGGCTTCGTTACTCAAGCAGCTGATGTTATGGTCCATCCTTGGGATGATGGGCGCAACGTCGGCCATGGCCCAGGAAGAAGAGGAAGCGGCGGCACCTGCCTCCGAGAAAAGTGGCGAGGATGCGTCCAAAGCCAAGAAGAAAGACAAGGAAAAGAAGAAGAAAGGGCCGCCCCTTTATTATGCTTCGCTTGGTCTTGGTAAGACGCTTCCCGAAGGTTTCTACCGGATTCGGAGCGTGAACAAATTCGCGACCGGCAACACCGGCTACGATTCGTCGGGGAAACCCGAGAACTTCGGTTATGATCTGACCGCGAATGCCAACGCCGTGGCTATCGAATACGGGATGAGCGACAGATTCTCGTTCCTGCTTCTTCTGCCTTACATCTCGAAGAACAACGTGGCGTTCAACAAGAAAAAGTTCCGGGAATCCGATCGTTACAAGGTCGCCGTGGATCAGAACGTCACGTCTTTCAAAGAGAAACTCGCGGCAGGTCTTCAGGCGCAGGGTCAGTGCGCCAATCCCACTGCTTGCGCGGCTACGGTGGATACTTTGATTGCGAACAATGCGACTATTCCGCTTCCGCCTGTGACATTGCCGACTGGTGAAACGACAACCCTTCCCACAGCCCCACTGCAAAACAACATCGCACTGCTGTCTGAGCTCGTAACCGGGGCGGCGACGCCTGCGGATGGCGCGACCGGCCTTGGAGATGTGGACTTCGGTATCGCCTATTCGCTCATTTCGACCCGTACCAACGTCTTCGCTCTGGGTGCAGGCATCCGGATGCCCTTCGGTAAGTTCGAAGACGTCCCGACCGCTCAGCGTCCAACGGGTGAAGGCCTTATCCAGCTCGGTATACGCATGAACTACGACTATCATCCCTGGGCCCCGCTCTGGCTTTCCTTCCAGAACCAGTCCGAGATCATGCTCGTGGAAGGCAAGCGGAAGAGATCGAGTCTTCTGAATCCCAATAATTTGAACAAGAGCGATCCGACTGTCGAAGGTGGCGATGGCGAACCCAACTCGCAAACCGTCTCACGCAAAGGCGTAGGGCAAGTGGGGCAATTCCGTGCAGACCTTGGTCTTGCCAAGCTGTCGTCGGTTCTGCAGCCTATGGCGGTTGAAACATCTTTGAACTATACGTTGAAGGCAGCTGAATACTATGGCGAAACTCAAACGAACCCAGGCGAGCAGCGTTTCTCCTACTCGATGGGCTTTAAGTTTGACGGCCTTGGCCTGGATCGCCCCTATCCGGCTTATATTCGGGTGCTGCGCGAGAAATTCATCACAGGCAAGAACGTGCCTTTGGCGACCGATAGCTTTACGATCGAGTTTGCACTTTACGAGAGTTTCTAAAACTCTTGTTCGGTTTAGGATAAGCCCGATTCGGAGTCTGAAAGGCTCGAATCGGGTTTCTTTTTTGTGCTCCTTTATAGCGGAGCTTCGCCACCAGCTCGATATGCTCCGTTTGCGGGAACATATCAAAGGGCGCGATGGATTCCACTTCAAAACCCTGCTTTGTCAGAACCTGAAGATCCCTTTGCAGAGTCTCCATATTGCAGGATACATAATGCAGGCGCTGCAGCCGATCCCAGCCGCCCTGGGAAAGAGCGCTGAGCACCTGGGGAGAAAGTCCAGCCCGCGGTGGGTTGACAATCATATGAGTGACTTTTTGCGAGGCCGAGGCCTTCAGCATTTTCTTCAGAACGTCTTCCACCGACGCGGCCGTGCACTGCACCTGGGTCAGGCCCGAGTCGCGAGCGACCTTGCCTGCAGCTTCCGTAGCGTGCGGATTGGCTTCCACCAGCTGAATCTTTTTGAAGGATCCTGCGGCCGCCATCGTATAGGTTCCAAAACCGCCGTAAAGGTCAAGCAGCTCTTCACCGGCCAGCCCGTCGACGATATGCTGAATGAAAGTGGTTACGAGGCTGGAATTCGCCTGAAAAAAGGCCATCGGGTCCAAAGGGTAGCGCCGACCGTCGAGCATATAGGTGAAGGTCGGATCGCCGGCGAGGTAATTCACAGTTCGTGAAATCACCAGATCATCGTCTTCACGGCTCAGGAGTGATTCATAGATACTGAGCTGGGGCATCCGAAGTTTCTGCGCCCAGGCCTCCAGATCCGCACGCGGCACGCCCGTATGCGAAAGTATCAGACCAAAGGTATCGGCTTCAGGACTATAGCGAATGGTCAGAAATTTCAGGCGGCCGGTTTGAAAACCCTTCCGACTGTGCTGATAGAAAGCCGCTGGAACAGGCTGGCCTGGACCGAAGAGCTTTTGGATGAGTTTATTGATCGCCGGATGATGTATGGGGCAGCCGGGGATATCGACGACTTTTTTGGTGCCTCGTGCGTAAAGGCCAATCGAACGACGACCAAACT carries:
- a CDS encoding RNA recognition motif domain-containing protein yields the protein MGKKLYVGNLPFSATDDVLFDTFSQSGTVVSAKVIMDRETGRSKGFGFVEMSTDAEAADAIEKFNGADYDGRKITVNEARPQAPREGRGGGFGGGRGDRGGRGGFGGGGRNRY
- the rlmD gene encoding 23S rRNA (uracil(1939)-C(5))-methyltransferase RlmD, with product MKAACRFFGKCSGCSLQQFPYVKQLFDKTRAVRQQLGRFVPAGKNTEEIIHPIVPSPAEFGYRTSSKLCLNEDEFGRRSIGLYARGTKKVVDIPGCPIHHPAINKLIQKLFGPGQPVPAAFYQHSRKGFQTGRLKFLTIRYSPEADTFGLILSHTGVPRADLEAWAQKLRMPQLSIYESLLSREDDDLVISRTVNYLAGDPTFTYMLDGRRYPLDPMAFFQANSSLVTTFIQHIVDGLAGEELLDLYGGFGTYTMAAAGSFKKIQLVEANPHATEAAGKVARDSGLTQVQCTAASVEDVLKKMLKASASQKVTHMIVNPPRAGLSPQVLSALSQGGWDRLQRLHYVSCNMETLQRDLQVLTKQGFEVESIAPFDMFPQTEHIELVAKLRYKGAQKRNPIRAFQTPNRAYPKPNKSFRNSRKVQTRS